The following proteins come from a genomic window of Campylobacter concisus:
- the rplP gene encoding 50S ribosomal protein L16: protein MLMPKRTKFRKQMKGRNRGYATRGASLATGEFALKAVEAGRINSRQIEAARQALTRHVKRQAKIWIRVFPDKPLTKKPLQTRMGKGKAGVEEWVMNIKPGRIIFEMAGVSEELAREALTLALHKLPFKSKFVTRESENEIY, encoded by the coding sequence ATGTTGATGCCTAAAAGAACGAAATTTCGTAAGCAAATGAAAGGTCGCAACCGTGGTTATGCGACTCGTGGAGCATCTTTAGCAACTGGCGAATTTGCACTTAAGGCTGTTGAAGCTGGTAGAATAAATTCTCGCCAAATAGAAGCTGCTCGTCAAGCTCTAACTCGTCACGTAAAAAGACAGGCTAAAATTTGGATTAGGGTTTTCCCTGATAAGCCACTTACTAAAAAACCTCTACAAACTCGTATGGGTAAAGGTAAGGCTGGAGTTGAAGAGTGGGTTATGAATATCAAACCTGGTCGTATAATATTTGAAATGGCTGGTGTTAGCGAAGAGCTAGCTCGTGAAGCTCTAACTTTAGCTTTACACAAACTTCCTTTCAAATCAAAATTTGTAACGCGAGAGAGTGAAAATGAAATATACTGA
- the rpsH gene encoding 30S ribosomal protein S8 produces MLNDLISDGLTRIRNASMRKLETAKLLHSKVVEATLSILAAKGYVESYNVIEEGNKKFINVVLKYDEYGRSVINELKRVSKPGRRVYQGKDDIKRFKNGYGTVIVSTSKGVMSGIEASKAGVGGEVLCTVW; encoded by the coding sequence ATGTTAAACGATTTAATATCAGATGGATTAACACGCATTAGAAATGCAAGTATGAGAAAGCTTGAAACTGCGAAATTGCTTCATTCTAAGGTTGTTGAGGCTACTCTTTCTATCCTTGCAGCAAAAGGCTATGTAGAGAGCTACAACGTTATCGAAGAAGGCAACAAGAAATTTATAAACGTAGTTTTAAAGTATGATGAGTACGGCAGAAGCGTTATAAACGAGCTTAAAAGGGTTTCAAAACCTGGTCGCCGTGTTTATCAAGGCAAAGACGACATTAAGCGTTTTAAAAATGGTTATGGAACAGTTATTGTTAGCACAAGCAAAGGCGTTATGAGCGGTATTGAAGCAAGTAAAGCTGGCGTTGGCGGCGAAGTTCTTTGTACGGTTTGGTAA
- the rplN gene encoding 50S ribosomal protein L14 has translation MIQSFTRLAVADNSGAKELMCIKVLGGSKRRYATLGDIIVCSVKKALPNGKIKKGQVVKAVVVRTKKEVQRDNGSLIRFDENAAVILDSKKEPVGTRIFGPVGREVRYANFMKIVSLAPEVL, from the coding sequence ATGATTCAAAGTTTTACAAGACTTGCAGTTGCTGATAATAGTGGTGCAAAAGAGTTAATGTGTATAAAAGTTCTTGGCGGCAGCAAAAGAAGATACGCTACACTTGGCGATATCATAGTTTGCTCTGTTAAAAAAGCTCTTCCAAATGGAAAGATCAAAAAAGGACAGGTTGTAAAAGCTGTTGTTGTAAGAACTAAAAAAGAGGTTCAAAGAGATAATGGTTCGCTAATCCGCTTTGACGAGAATGCAGCTGTTATACTTGATAGCAAAAAAGAGCCAGTCGGCACTCGTATTTTTGGACCAGTTGGACGTGAGGTTAGATATGCTAACTTTATGAAGATTGTTTCGCTAGCTCCGGAGGTTTTATAA
- a CDS encoding type Z 30S ribosomal protein S14: MAKKSMIAKAARKPKFAVRGYTRCQICGRPHSVYKDFGICRVCLRKMANEGLIPGLKKASW; this comes from the coding sequence ATGGCAAAGAAATCAATGATAGCAAAAGCTGCACGCAAGCCAAAATTTGCGGTTCGTGGCTATACTAGATGCCAAATTTGCGGTCGTCCGCACTCTGTTTATAAAGATTTTGGAATTTGCCGTGTTTGCCTAAGAAAAATGGCTAACGAAGGCCTAATACCTGGTCTTAAAAAAGCAAGTTGGTAA
- the rplE gene encoding 50S ribosomal protein L5 — protein sequence MSRLKDKFNETIKPALVKEFDIKNPMLIPALEKIVISVGAGDSAKDQKVLQNMADTISLIAGQKAVITDAKKSVAGFKVREGFPVGIKVTLRKEQMYAFLDKLISVALPRVKDFRGLPKNGFDGRGNYNFGLSEQLMFPEVEYDKILRTHGMNITIATTAKNDKEAFKLLELFGVPFAKGK from the coding sequence ATGAGTAGATTAAAAGATAAATTTAACGAAACTATCAAGCCAGCTCTCGTAAAAGAATTTGACATCAAAAATCCAATGCTTATCCCTGCACTCGAGAAAATTGTGATCAGTGTAGGTGCTGGAGACTCTGCGAAAGATCAGAAAGTGCTTCAAAATATGGCTGATACCATTTCACTTATCGCTGGACAAAAAGCAGTTATCACTGATGCTAAAAAATCAGTTGCTGGCTTTAAAGTTCGCGAGGGTTTTCCTGTTGGTATCAAAGTAACTTTGAGAAAAGAGCAAATGTATGCTTTCTTAGATAAGCTAATCAGCGTTGCTCTTCCAAGAGTTAAAGACTTCCGTGGTCTTCCAAAAAATGGTTTTGATGGACGTGGAAACTATAACTTCGGTCTTAGTGAGCAGCTAATGTTTCCAGAGGTTGAGTATGATAAAATTTTACGAACTCATGGTATGAATATTACGATTGCTACTACGGCTAAAAATGATAAAGAGGCATTCAAATTGCTAGAGCTATTTGGTGTGCCGTTTGCAAAAGGAAAGTAA
- the rpsC gene encoding 30S ribosomal protein S3, protein MGQKVNPIGLRLGINRNWESRWFPTKQSLPENIGEDYKIRAFLKKKLYYAGISQILIERTAKKLRVTVVAARPGIIIGKKGQDVENLKNEVSKLIGKEVNVNIKEERKAQASAQLAAENVAMQLEKRVAFRRAMKKVIQGAQKSGAKGIKISVAGRLGGAEMARTEWYLEGRVPLHTLRAKIDYGVAEAHTTYGNIGIKVWIFKGEVLQKGVQPEKTEEETPKKTRRARRGK, encoded by the coding sequence ATGGGACAAAAAGTAAATCCAATAGGTCTTAGACTAGGAATTAACCGCAACTGGGAATCTAGATGGTTTCCAACCAAACAAAGTCTTCCTGAAAATATCGGTGAAGATTACAAAATTCGTGCATTTTTAAAGAAAAAACTTTACTATGCAGGAATTAGCCAAATTCTAATCGAAAGAACGGCTAAAAAACTTCGTGTAACCGTAGTTGCAGCTCGTCCTGGTATCATCATCGGCAAAAAAGGTCAAGATGTTGAAAATCTAAAGAACGAAGTTAGCAAACTTATCGGTAAAGAAGTAAATGTAAATATTAAAGAAGAAAGAAAAGCTCAAGCTTCAGCTCAACTTGCTGCTGAAAACGTAGCTATGCAACTTGAAAAGCGTGTCGCATTTAGACGTGCTATGAAAAAAGTTATCCAAGGTGCTCAAAAATCAGGCGCTAAAGGTATCAAAATTTCAGTTGCTGGTCGCTTAGGTGGCGCTGAGATGGCAAGAACCGAGTGGTATCTAGAAGGTCGCGTTCCGCTTCATACTCTTAGAGCAAAGATCGATTACGGTGTAGCTGAGGCTCATACGACTTATGGAAACATAGGTATTAAAGTATGGATTTTTAAAGGTGAAGTTCTTCAAAAAGGTGTTCAACCTGAGAAAACTGAAGAAGAAACACCTAAGAAAACACGTAGAGCAAGAAGAGGTAAATAA
- the rpmC gene encoding 50S ribosomal protein L29: MKYTELKDKSVAELNALLKEKKVLLFTLRQKLKTMQLSNPNEISAVRKEIAQINTAISATRQGA, encoded by the coding sequence ATGAAATATACTGAGTTAAAAGATAAGAGCGTTGCAGAATTAAACGCGTTGCTAAAAGAGAAAAAGGTGCTTTTATTTACTTTAAGACAAAAGCTAAAAACTATGCAGTTAAGCAACCCTAATGAGATTAGTGCTGTTCGCAAAGAGATAGCTCAGATCAACACTGCAATTAGTGCAACAAGACAAGGGGCGTAA
- the rplV gene encoding 50S ribosomal protein L22 — protein sequence MSKAIIKFVRLSPTKARLIAREVQGMNAELALASLQFMPNRGAKFIANAISSAVANGGFEPEEVVVTSCRVDAGPVLKRFRPRARGTASKIRKPTSHVMVEVSKPEKKEA from the coding sequence ATGAGTAAAGCAATTATAAAATTCGTAAGACTTTCTCCTACAAAAGCAAGACTTATAGCAAGAGAAGTTCAAGGTATGAATGCCGAGCTAGCACTTGCAAGCTTGCAATTTATGCCAAATCGTGGTGCTAAATTTATAGCAAACGCTATTAGCTCAGCAGTAGCAAATGGCGGATTTGAGCCAGAAGAGGTTGTAGTAACTAGTTGCCGCGTTGACGCTGGTCCTGTATTAAAGAGATTTAGACCAAGAGCAAGAGGAACAGCGAGCAAAATTCGCAAACCTACTTCTCATGTAATGGTAGAAGTATCTAAACCTGAAAAGAAGGAAGCATAA
- the rplR gene encoding 50S ribosomal protein L18, with amino-acid sequence MTAKVLKRKIALRIKRKRRIRGKISGVATCPRVSIFKSNRTLYVQAIDDVTATTLAAVDGRKIGIKANKEGAVTLAKEFAKALKAKKIDVAVFDRNGYLYHGVIAAFAEALRENGIKL; translated from the coding sequence ATGACAGCAAAAGTACTAAAAAGAAAAATCGCTCTTAGAATTAAGAGAAAAAGAAGAATCAGAGGTAAAATTTCTGGTGTTGCAACTTGCCCAAGAGTTTCTATTTTCAAATCAAACAGAACTCTTTATGTTCAAGCGATTGATGACGTTACGGCTACTACACTAGCTGCAGTTGATGGTAGAAAGATAGGCATAAAAGCAAATAAAGAAGGTGCGGTCACTTTAGCTAAAGAATTTGCTAAGGCTTTAAAAGCTAAGAAGATAGATGTTGCAGTTTTTGATAGAAATGGTTATTTATACCATGGCGTTATCGCAGCATTTGCTGAAGCTTTAAGAGAAAATGGCATCAAGCTATAA
- the rpsQ gene encoding 30S ribosomal protein S17: MALKREIQGVVLQKAGDKTATILVERRVMHPRYHKFVKRFKKYLVHDEKNETRAGDTVVAIECRPLSARKNFRLKAVLAKGVE, translated from the coding sequence ATGGCATTAAAAAGAGAAATTCAAGGTGTTGTTTTACAAAAAGCTGGAGATAAAACAGCTACTATTTTGGTAGAAAGACGCGTTATGCATCCAAGATACCATAAATTTGTAAAACGCTTTAAAAAGTATTTAGTTCACGATGAGAAAAATGAGACAAGAGCAGGCGATACAGTTGTTGCGATCGAGTGCAGACCACTTTCAGCTCGCAAGAATTTTCGCTTAAAAGCTGTATTGGCAAAGGGAGTTGAGTAA
- the rplF gene encoding 50S ribosomal protein L6, whose protein sequence is MSRIGKQPIAIPSGVDVSVENNVLKFKKGNHIKELDTKGHVDVKIENGHIVFAPKGEDRQSRAYWGTYRALANNIVTGITAGFTRQLEINGVGYKAAAKGKILELSLGFSHLINYELPAGVEASVEKNVITIKGDDKQVVGQVAAQVRGFRPPEPYKGKGVKYLEERIIRKAGKTSKK, encoded by the coding sequence ATGTCACGTATTGGAAAACAGCCTATCGCTATCCCAAGTGGTGTAGACGTTAGCGTTGAAAATAATGTCCTAAAATTTAAAAAGGGCAATCATATAAAAGAGCTTGACACAAAAGGTCACGTTGATGTCAAGATAGAAAATGGTCATATAGTTTTTGCTCCAAAAGGCGAAGATCGCCAAAGTAGAGCTTACTGGGGAACATATAGAGCACTTGCTAACAATATCGTAACTGGTATCACTGCGGGATTCACTCGCCAGCTTGAGATCAACGGCGTTGGTTATAAAGCAGCTGCAAAAGGTAAAATTTTAGAGCTTTCTCTTGGTTTTTCACACCTTATCAACTATGAGCTACCAGCAGGCGTTGAAGCTAGTGTTGAGAAAAACGTTATTACTATCAAAGGCGATGACAAACAAGTAGTAGGTCAAGTGGCTGCTCAAGTTAGAGGATTTAGACCACCTGAGCCATATAAAGGCAAAGGCGTTAAATATCTAGAAGAACGCATCATCCGCAAAGCGGGCAAGACATCTAAGAAGTAA
- the rpsE gene encoding 30S ribosomal protein S5 has protein sequence MEKYNREEFEEVIVDIGRVTKVVKGGRRFRFTALVVVGNRNGLVGFGYGKAKEVPDAMRKAIDDAFKNIIHVKIKGTTIPHDVEVKYNASRMLLRPASEGTGVIAGGSARPIIELAGIKDILTKSLGSNNSANVVRATIKALSLLKS, from the coding sequence ATGGAAAAATATAATAGAGAAGAATTTGAAGAAGTAATCGTCGATATCGGTCGGGTTACAAAGGTTGTTAAAGGTGGTCGTAGATTTAGATTTACAGCTTTAGTTGTTGTTGGTAATAGAAATGGTCTAGTTGGCTTTGGTTATGGTAAAGCTAAAGAGGTACCAGATGCGATGAGAAAAGCGATTGACGACGCATTTAAAAATATTATCCACGTTAAGATCAAAGGCACAACTATCCCTCACGACGTAGAGGTAAAATATAACGCAAGTAGAATGCTACTTCGCCCAGCTAGCGAGGGTACTGGTGTTATCGCTGGTGGTAGTGCACGTCCTATCATCGAGCTTGCAGGTATTAAGGATATCCTTACTAAATCACTTGGCTCAAACAACTCAGCAAACGTCGTTCGTGCTACTATAAAAGCACTTAGTTTGCTAAAAAGCTAA
- the rplX gene encoding 50S ribosomal protein L24 has product MANVKFKVKKGDTVKIIAGDDKGKTGKILAVLAKKGQVIVEGCKIAKKAIKPSEKTPNGGHVNKEMPIDISNVAKVEG; this is encoded by the coding sequence ATGGCTAATGTAAAATTTAAAGTCAAAAAAGGCGATACCGTTAAGATTATCGCTGGTGACGATAAAGGCAAAACTGGTAAAATTTTAGCAGTTCTTGCAAAAAAAGGTCAGGTTATAGTTGAGGGATGCAAAATAGCTAAAAAAGCTATCAAACCAAGCGAAAAAACTCCAAATGGTGGTCACGTAAATAAAGAGATGCCAATTGACATATCAAATGTCGCGAAAGTTGAAGGATAA